A stretch of the Microcebus murinus isolate Inina chromosome 6, M.murinus_Inina_mat1.0, whole genome shotgun sequence genome encodes the following:
- the ARHGEF40 gene encoding rho guanine nucleotide exchange factor 40 isoform X3, with protein sequence MEPEPVEDCVQSTLAALYPPFEATAPTLLGQVFQVVERTYREDALRYTLDFLVPAKHLLAKVQQEACAQYSGFLFFHEGWPLCLHEQVVVQLAALPWQLLRPGDFYLQVVPSAAQAPRLALKCLAPGGGRVQELPVPNEACAYLFTPEWLQGINKDRPTGRLSTCLLSAPSGIQRLPWAELICPRFVHKEGLMVGHGPSTLPPELPSGPPGLPTPPLPEEALGTRSPGDGHNAPAEGPEGEYVELLEVTLPVRGSPTDAEGSSGLSRTRTVPTRKGAGGKGRHRRHRAWMHHKGLAPRDQDETRPPGEGSSTRASPGSPPGAEALSEAVLEVSEPPTEAPKEASESCPLRPGEVGGGAGHGTEGPPGTPRRTGKGNRRKKRAAGRGALSRGGDSAPLSPGDKEETGHQETLVNLPSPNEHELPECNLVKEEHEGSGKPESEPQEELKPADEKEPQPPEACGPTEEGTSKREKEGCIAGHTGPEELLCDPPTPPLETVKEGRRDSIPEEAPPASISDDPDVAWDLMASGFLILTGGVDQSGRALLTITPPCSPEEPPPSRDMLSTALHYLHSLLRPDLQILGLSVLLDLRKSPSLPPALIPVLSQLQDSGDPPLIQRLLILTHHDLPTELHGFQGAELLSENDLKRVAKPEELQWDLGGHRDPSPSHWVEIHQEVVRLCRLCRGVLGSVRQAIKELEGAAEPEGEEAEGMPEPLQKVLADPRLTALQRDGGAILMKLRSTHSSKLEDPGPAILYQEVDEAIHQLVRLSNLHVQQQEQRQRLRRLQQVMQWLSGPGEEQLASFAVPGDTLSALQETELRFRAFSAEVQERLAQAQEALALEEDAASQKVLDIFEQRLEQVESGLHRALRLQRFFQQAHEWVDEGFARLAGAGPGREAVLAALALRRAPEPSAGTFQEMRALALDLGSPAALREWGRCRARCQELERRIQQQLGEEASPRGHRRRRADSASSGGAQRGPHSPSPSLSSLLLPSSPGPRAAPSHCSLAPCGEDYEEEGPELAPEAEGRPPRAVLIRGLEVTSTEVVDRTCSPREHVLLGRAGVPDGPWGVGTPRMERKRSISAQQRLVSELIACEQEYVATLSEPVPPPGSELTPELRGTWAAALSARERLRSFHRTHFLRELQGCAAHPLRIGACFLRHGDQFSLYAQYVKHRHKLENGLAALSPPTKGSLEAGPYLPRALQQPLEQLARYGRLLEELLREAGPEPSSERQALRAAVQLLREQEARGRDLLAVEAVRGCEIDLKEQGQLLHRDPFTVICGRKKCLRHVFLFEHLLLFSKLKGPEGGPETFVYKQAFKTADMGLTENIGDSGLCFELWFRRRRAREAYTLQAASPEIKLKWTSSIAQLLWRQAAHNKELRVQQMVSMGIGNKPFLDIKALGERTLSALLTGRAPETLDSSGDVSPGPRNSPSLQPPHPGSSTPTLASGGILGLSRQSHARALSDPTTPL encoded by the exons GGCGGGTACAGGAGCTTCCGGTGCCCAATGAGGCCTGCGCCTACTTATTCACACCTGAGTGGTTACAAGGCATCAACAAGGACCGGCCAACAGGCCGCCTCAGTACCTGCCTACTGTCTGCACCCTCTGGGATTCAGCGGCTGCCCTGGGCTGAGCTCATCTGCCCACGATTTGTGCACAAAGAGGGCCTCATGGTTGGACATGGGCCAAGTACACTGCCCCCAGAACTGCCCTCTGGACCCCCAGGGCTTCCCACCCCTCCACTCCCTGAGGAGGCACTGGGCACCCGGAGTCCTGGGGATGGGCACAATGCCCCTGCGGAAGGACCTGAGGGCGAGTATGTGGAGCTGTTGGAGGTGACACTGCCTGTGAGGGGGAGCCCCACAGACGCTGAGGGCTCCTCAGGCCTCTCCAGGACCCGCACGGTACCCACCCGCAAGGGTGCTGGCGGGAAGGGCCGGCACCGGAGACACCGGGCCTGGATGCACCACAAGGGCCTGGCGCCTCGAGACCAGGATGAGACGCGCCCACCCGGTGAGGGGAGCAGCACCAGAGCCTCCCCTGGGTCTCCCCCGGGAGCTGAGGCTCTCTCAGAGGCAGTTTTGGAGGTGTCCGAGCCCCCAACAGAGGCTCCCAAGGAAGCCTCTGAATCTTGCCCCCTGAGGCCAGGGGAGGTTGGAGGAGGAGCAGGACATGGGACTGAAGGGCCACCTGGTACCCCTCGGAGAACAGGCAAAGGgaacaggagaaagaagagagctgCAGGAAGAGGGGCTCTTAGTCGAGGAGGGGACAGTGCCCCACTGAGCCCTGGAGACAAGGAAGAGACAGGCCACCAGGAAACCCTTGTCAATCTGCCCTCACCAAATGAACATGAGCTTCCAGAGTGCAACCTGGTTAAGGAGGAGCATGAAGGCTCTGGGAAGCCAGAATCTGAACCACAGGAGGAGCTCAAACCAGCAGACGAGAAAGAGCCTCAGCCCCCAGAAGCCTGTGGGCCTACAGAAGAGGGGACcagcaagagagagaaggagggatgtATAGCAG GACACACAGGCCCAGAGGAGCTCCTATGTGACCCCCCAACACCACCCCTGGAGActgtgaaggaaggaagaagggataGCATCCCAGAAGAGGCCCCTCCAGCTTCCATCTCTGATGACCCTGATGTAGCCTGGGACCTGATGGCATCTGGATTCCTCATCCTGACTG GAGGGGTGGACCAGAGTGGGCGAGCTCTGCTGACCATTACCCCACCGTGCTCTCCTGAGGAGCCCCCACCCTCCCGAGACATGCTGAGCACTGCTCTTCATTACCTCCACTCACTGCTCAG GCCTGATCTACAGATACTGGGGCTGTCTGTCCTGCTGGACCTTCGCAAGTCACCCTCACTGCCTCCAGCACTCATTCCTGTCCTGAGTCAACTTCAG GACTCAGGAGACCCTCCCCTCATTCAGAGACTGTTGATTCTCACTCATCATGACCTTCCAACTGAACTGCATGGATTTCAG GGTGCTGAGTTGCTGTCAGAGAATGATCTGAAAAGAGTGGCCAAGCCAGAGGAGCTGCAGTGGGACTTAGGAGGTCACAGGGACCCCTCTCCCAGCCACTGGGTAGAGATACACCAG GAAGTGGTAAGGCTGTGCCGCCTGTGCCGAGGTGTGCTGGGCTCTGTTCGGCAGGCCATCAAGGAGCTGGAAGGAGCAGCAGAGCCAGAAGGAGAG GAAGCAGAGGGAATGCCGGAGCCCCTGCAGAAGGTGCTGGCAGATCCCCGGCTGACAGCACTGCAGAGGGACGGGGGAGCCATCCTGATGAAGCTGCGCTCCACTCACAGCAGCAA GCTGGAGGACCCAGGCCCAGCTATACTATATCAGGAGGTGGACGAGGCCATTCACCAGCTTGTGCGCCTCTCCAACCTGCACgtgcagcagcaggagcagcggCAGCGCCTGCGCCGACTCCAGCAG GTGATGCAGTGGCTCTCAGGCCCAGGGGAGGAACAGCTGGCGAGCTTTGCTGTGCCTGGGGACACCCTGTCTGCCCTGCAGGAGACAGAGCTTCGATTCCGGGCTTTCAGCGCTGAGGTCCAG GAGCGCCTGGCCCAGGCACAGGAGGCCCTGGCTCTGGAGGAGGATGCTGCCTCCCAGAAGGTTCTGGATATCTTTGAACAGCGGCTGGAGCAGGTTGAGAGTGGCCTCCATCGGGCCCTGCGGCTCCAGCGCTTCTTCCAGCAG GCACACGAGTGGGTGGATGAGGGCTTTGCTCGGCTGGCAGGAGCTGGGCCAGGTCGGGAGGCCGTGCTGGCAGCACTGGCCCTGCGGCGGGCCCCGGAGCCCAGTGCTGGCACCTTCCAGGAGATGCGGGCCCTGGCCCTGGACCTGGGCAGCCCAGCAGCCCTGCGAGAATGGGGCCGCTGCCGGGCCCGCTGCCAAGAGCTGGAGAGGAGGATTCAGCAACAGCTGGGAGAGGAGGCGAGTCCCCGGGGCCACAGGCGACGACGGGCAGACAGTGCCAGCAGTGGGGGGGCCCAGCGGGGCCCCCATAGTCCCTCACCCAGCCTCAgctccctgctgctccccagcAGCCCTGGGCCACGGGCAGCCCCATCCCATTGCTCCTTGGCCCCCTGTGGAGAGGACTATGAGGAGGAGGGCCCTGAGCTGGCTCCCGAAGCAGAGGGCAGGCCCCCACGGGCGGTGCTGATCCGAGGCCTGGAGGTCACCAGTACTGAGGTGGTAGACAGGACATGCTCACCACGGGAACACGTGCTGCTCGGCCGGGCTGGGGTGCCAGACGGACCCTGGGGAGTAGGCACCCCCCGGATGGAGCGCAAGCGAAGCATCAG CGCCCAGCAGCGTCTGGTGTCTGAGCTGATTGCCTGTGAGCAGGAGTATGTGGCCACTTTGAGTGAGCCAGTGCCACCCCCTGGGTCTGAGCTGACTCCTGAACTTCGTGGCACCTGGGCTGCTGCCCTGAGTGCCCGGGAGAGGCTTCGCAGCTTCCACCGGACACACTTTCTGCGGGAGCTTCAAGGCTGCGCAGCCCACCCCCTGCGCATTGGGGCCTGCTTCCTTCGCCAC GGGGACCAGTTCAGCCTTTACGCCCAGTACGTGAAGCACCGACACAAACTGGAGAATGGTCTGGCTGCGCTCAGCCCCCCGACCAAG GGCTCCCTGGAAGCTGGCCCTTACCTCCCCCGGGCCCTGCAGCAGCCCCTGGAGCAGCTGGCTCGGTATGGGCGGCTCCTAGAGGAGCTCCTAAGAGAAGCTGGGCCTGAGCCGAGTTCTGAGCGCCAGGCCCTTAGGGCTGCTGTGCAGCTGCTCCGGGAACAAGAGGCCCGCGGTAGAGATCTGCTGGCTGTGGAGGCGGTTCGTGGCTGTGAG atAGATCTGAAGGAGCAGGGACAACTCTTGCATCGGGACCCCTTTACTGTCATCTGTGGCCGAAAGAAGTGCCTTCGCCATGTCTTTCTCTTTGAGCATCTTCTCCTGTTCAGCAAGCTCAAGGGCCCTGAGGGGGGGCCAGAGACTTTCGTCTACAAGCAGGCCTTTAAG ACAGCTGACATGGGGCTGACAGAAAACATCGGGGACAGTGGACTCTGCTTTGAGCTGTGGTTTCGGCGGCGGCGTGCACGAGAGGCATACACTCTGCAGGCAGCCTCACCAGAGATCAAACTCAAGTGGACGAGTTCCATTGCCCAGCTGCTGTGGAGACAGGCAGCCCACAACAAGG AGCTCCGAGTGCAGCAGATGGTCTCCATGGGCATTGGGAACAAACCCTTCCTGGACATCAAAGCCCTTGGGGAGCGGACTCTGAGTGCCTTGCTCACTGGAAGAG CCCCAGAAACACTTGACTCTTCTGGAGATGTGTCCCCAGGACCAAGAAACAGCCCCAGCCTGCAACCCCCCCACCCTGGGAGCAGCACTCCCACCCTGGCCAGTGGAGGGATCTTAGGGCTATCCCGGCAG AGTCATGCCCGAGCCCTGAGTGACCCCACCACGCCTCTGTGA
- the ARHGEF40 gene encoding rho guanine nucleotide exchange factor 40 isoform X1: MEPEPVEDCVQSTLAALYPPFEATAPTLLGQVFQVVERTYREDALRYTLDFLVPAKHLLAKVQQEACAQYSGFLFFHEGWPLCLHEQVVVQLAALPWQLLRPGDFYLQVVPSAAQAPRLALKCLAPGGGRVQELPVPNEACAYLFTPEWLQGINKDRPTGRLSTCLLSAPSGIQRLPWAELICPRFVHKEGLMVGHGPSTLPPELPSGPPGLPTPPLPEEALGTRSPGDGHNAPAEGPEGEYVELLEVTLPVRGSPTDAEGSSGLSRTRTVPTRKGAGGKGRHRRHRAWMHHKGLAPRDQDETRPPGEGSSTRASPGSPPGAEALSEAVLEVSEPPTEAPKEASESCPLRPGEVGGGAGHGTEGPPGTPRRTGKGNRRKKRAAGRGALSRGGDSAPLSPGDKEETGHQETLVNLPSPNEHELPECNLVKEEHEGSGKPESEPQEELKPADEKEPQPPEACGPTEEGTSKREKEGCIAGHTGPEELLCDPPTPPLETVKEGRRDSIPEEAPPASISDDPDVAWDLMASGFLILTGGVDQSGRALLTITPPCSPEEPPPSRDMLSTALHYLHSLLRPDLQILGLSVLLDLRKSPSLPPALIPVLSQLQDSGDPPLIQRLLILTHHDLPTELHGFQGAELLSENDLKRVAKPEELQWDLGGHRDPSPSHWVEIHQEVVRLCRLCRGVLGSVRQAIKELEGAAEPEGEEAEGMPEPLQKVLADPRLTALQRDGGAILMKLRSTHSSKLEDPGPAILYQEVDEAIHQLVRLSNLHVQQQEQRQRLRRLQQVMQWLSGPGEEQLASFAVPGDTLSALQETELRFRAFSAEVQERLAQAQEALALEEDAASQKVLDIFEQRLEQVESGLHRALRLQRFFQQAHEWVDEGFARLAGAGPGREAVLAALALRRAPEPSAGTFQEMRALALDLGSPAALREWGRCRARCQELERRIQQQLGEEASPRGHRRRRADSASSGGAQRGPHSPSPSLSSLLLPSSPGPRAAPSHCSLAPCGEDYEEEGPELAPEAEGRPPRAVLIRGLEVTSTEVVDRTCSPREHVLLGRAGVPDGPWGVGTPRMERKRSISAQQRLVSELIACEQEYVATLSEPVPPPGSELTPELRGTWAAALSARERLRSFHRTHFLRELQGCAAHPLRIGACFLRHGDQFSLYAQYVKHRHKLENGLAALSPPTKGSLEAGPYLPRALQQPLEQLARYGRLLEELLREAGPEPSSERQALRAAVQLLREQEARGRDLLAVEAVRGCEIDLKEQGQLLHRDPFTVICGRKKCLRHVFLFEHLLLFSKLKGPEGGPETFVYKQAFKTADMGLTENIGDSGLCFELWFRRRRAREAYTLQAASPEIKLKWTSSIAQLLWRQAAHNKELRVQQMVSMGIGNKPFLDIKALGERTLSALLTGRAARTRASVAVSSFEHAGPSLPGLSPGACSLPARVEEEAWDLDVKQISLAPETLDSSGDVSPGPRNSPSLQPPHPGSSTPTLASGGILGLSRQSHARALSDPTTPL; encoded by the exons GGCGGGTACAGGAGCTTCCGGTGCCCAATGAGGCCTGCGCCTACTTATTCACACCTGAGTGGTTACAAGGCATCAACAAGGACCGGCCAACAGGCCGCCTCAGTACCTGCCTACTGTCTGCACCCTCTGGGATTCAGCGGCTGCCCTGGGCTGAGCTCATCTGCCCACGATTTGTGCACAAAGAGGGCCTCATGGTTGGACATGGGCCAAGTACACTGCCCCCAGAACTGCCCTCTGGACCCCCAGGGCTTCCCACCCCTCCACTCCCTGAGGAGGCACTGGGCACCCGGAGTCCTGGGGATGGGCACAATGCCCCTGCGGAAGGACCTGAGGGCGAGTATGTGGAGCTGTTGGAGGTGACACTGCCTGTGAGGGGGAGCCCCACAGACGCTGAGGGCTCCTCAGGCCTCTCCAGGACCCGCACGGTACCCACCCGCAAGGGTGCTGGCGGGAAGGGCCGGCACCGGAGACACCGGGCCTGGATGCACCACAAGGGCCTGGCGCCTCGAGACCAGGATGAGACGCGCCCACCCGGTGAGGGGAGCAGCACCAGAGCCTCCCCTGGGTCTCCCCCGGGAGCTGAGGCTCTCTCAGAGGCAGTTTTGGAGGTGTCCGAGCCCCCAACAGAGGCTCCCAAGGAAGCCTCTGAATCTTGCCCCCTGAGGCCAGGGGAGGTTGGAGGAGGAGCAGGACATGGGACTGAAGGGCCACCTGGTACCCCTCGGAGAACAGGCAAAGGgaacaggagaaagaagagagctgCAGGAAGAGGGGCTCTTAGTCGAGGAGGGGACAGTGCCCCACTGAGCCCTGGAGACAAGGAAGAGACAGGCCACCAGGAAACCCTTGTCAATCTGCCCTCACCAAATGAACATGAGCTTCCAGAGTGCAACCTGGTTAAGGAGGAGCATGAAGGCTCTGGGAAGCCAGAATCTGAACCACAGGAGGAGCTCAAACCAGCAGACGAGAAAGAGCCTCAGCCCCCAGAAGCCTGTGGGCCTACAGAAGAGGGGACcagcaagagagagaaggagggatgtATAGCAG GACACACAGGCCCAGAGGAGCTCCTATGTGACCCCCCAACACCACCCCTGGAGActgtgaaggaaggaagaagggataGCATCCCAGAAGAGGCCCCTCCAGCTTCCATCTCTGATGACCCTGATGTAGCCTGGGACCTGATGGCATCTGGATTCCTCATCCTGACTG GAGGGGTGGACCAGAGTGGGCGAGCTCTGCTGACCATTACCCCACCGTGCTCTCCTGAGGAGCCCCCACCCTCCCGAGACATGCTGAGCACTGCTCTTCATTACCTCCACTCACTGCTCAG GCCTGATCTACAGATACTGGGGCTGTCTGTCCTGCTGGACCTTCGCAAGTCACCCTCACTGCCTCCAGCACTCATTCCTGTCCTGAGTCAACTTCAG GACTCAGGAGACCCTCCCCTCATTCAGAGACTGTTGATTCTCACTCATCATGACCTTCCAACTGAACTGCATGGATTTCAG GGTGCTGAGTTGCTGTCAGAGAATGATCTGAAAAGAGTGGCCAAGCCAGAGGAGCTGCAGTGGGACTTAGGAGGTCACAGGGACCCCTCTCCCAGCCACTGGGTAGAGATACACCAG GAAGTGGTAAGGCTGTGCCGCCTGTGCCGAGGTGTGCTGGGCTCTGTTCGGCAGGCCATCAAGGAGCTGGAAGGAGCAGCAGAGCCAGAAGGAGAG GAAGCAGAGGGAATGCCGGAGCCCCTGCAGAAGGTGCTGGCAGATCCCCGGCTGACAGCACTGCAGAGGGACGGGGGAGCCATCCTGATGAAGCTGCGCTCCACTCACAGCAGCAA GCTGGAGGACCCAGGCCCAGCTATACTATATCAGGAGGTGGACGAGGCCATTCACCAGCTTGTGCGCCTCTCCAACCTGCACgtgcagcagcaggagcagcggCAGCGCCTGCGCCGACTCCAGCAG GTGATGCAGTGGCTCTCAGGCCCAGGGGAGGAACAGCTGGCGAGCTTTGCTGTGCCTGGGGACACCCTGTCTGCCCTGCAGGAGACAGAGCTTCGATTCCGGGCTTTCAGCGCTGAGGTCCAG GAGCGCCTGGCCCAGGCACAGGAGGCCCTGGCTCTGGAGGAGGATGCTGCCTCCCAGAAGGTTCTGGATATCTTTGAACAGCGGCTGGAGCAGGTTGAGAGTGGCCTCCATCGGGCCCTGCGGCTCCAGCGCTTCTTCCAGCAG GCACACGAGTGGGTGGATGAGGGCTTTGCTCGGCTGGCAGGAGCTGGGCCAGGTCGGGAGGCCGTGCTGGCAGCACTGGCCCTGCGGCGGGCCCCGGAGCCCAGTGCTGGCACCTTCCAGGAGATGCGGGCCCTGGCCCTGGACCTGGGCAGCCCAGCAGCCCTGCGAGAATGGGGCCGCTGCCGGGCCCGCTGCCAAGAGCTGGAGAGGAGGATTCAGCAACAGCTGGGAGAGGAGGCGAGTCCCCGGGGCCACAGGCGACGACGGGCAGACAGTGCCAGCAGTGGGGGGGCCCAGCGGGGCCCCCATAGTCCCTCACCCAGCCTCAgctccctgctgctccccagcAGCCCTGGGCCACGGGCAGCCCCATCCCATTGCTCCTTGGCCCCCTGTGGAGAGGACTATGAGGAGGAGGGCCCTGAGCTGGCTCCCGAAGCAGAGGGCAGGCCCCCACGGGCGGTGCTGATCCGAGGCCTGGAGGTCACCAGTACTGAGGTGGTAGACAGGACATGCTCACCACGGGAACACGTGCTGCTCGGCCGGGCTGGGGTGCCAGACGGACCCTGGGGAGTAGGCACCCCCCGGATGGAGCGCAAGCGAAGCATCAG CGCCCAGCAGCGTCTGGTGTCTGAGCTGATTGCCTGTGAGCAGGAGTATGTGGCCACTTTGAGTGAGCCAGTGCCACCCCCTGGGTCTGAGCTGACTCCTGAACTTCGTGGCACCTGGGCTGCTGCCCTGAGTGCCCGGGAGAGGCTTCGCAGCTTCCACCGGACACACTTTCTGCGGGAGCTTCAAGGCTGCGCAGCCCACCCCCTGCGCATTGGGGCCTGCTTCCTTCGCCAC GGGGACCAGTTCAGCCTTTACGCCCAGTACGTGAAGCACCGACACAAACTGGAGAATGGTCTGGCTGCGCTCAGCCCCCCGACCAAG GGCTCCCTGGAAGCTGGCCCTTACCTCCCCCGGGCCCTGCAGCAGCCCCTGGAGCAGCTGGCTCGGTATGGGCGGCTCCTAGAGGAGCTCCTAAGAGAAGCTGGGCCTGAGCCGAGTTCTGAGCGCCAGGCCCTTAGGGCTGCTGTGCAGCTGCTCCGGGAACAAGAGGCCCGCGGTAGAGATCTGCTGGCTGTGGAGGCGGTTCGTGGCTGTGAG atAGATCTGAAGGAGCAGGGACAACTCTTGCATCGGGACCCCTTTACTGTCATCTGTGGCCGAAAGAAGTGCCTTCGCCATGTCTTTCTCTTTGAGCATCTTCTCCTGTTCAGCAAGCTCAAGGGCCCTGAGGGGGGGCCAGAGACTTTCGTCTACAAGCAGGCCTTTAAG ACAGCTGACATGGGGCTGACAGAAAACATCGGGGACAGTGGACTCTGCTTTGAGCTGTGGTTTCGGCGGCGGCGTGCACGAGAGGCATACACTCTGCAGGCAGCCTCACCAGAGATCAAACTCAAGTGGACGAGTTCCATTGCCCAGCTGCTGTGGAGACAGGCAGCCCACAACAAGG AGCTCCGAGTGCAGCAGATGGTCTCCATGGGCATTGGGAACAAACCCTTCCTGGACATCAAAGCCCTTGGGGAGCGGACTCTGAGTGCCTTGCTCACTGGAAGAG CCGCCCGCACCCGGGCCTCCGTGGCCGTGTCATCCTTTGAGCATGCCGGCCCCTCCCTTCCCGGCCTCTCGCCGGgagcctgctccctgcctgcccgcgTCGAGGAGGAGGCCTGGGATCTGGACGTCAAGCAAATTTCCCTGG CCCCAGAAACACTTGACTCTTCTGGAGATGTGTCCCCAGGACCAAGAAACAGCCCCAGCCTGCAACCCCCCCACCCTGGGAGCAGCACTCCCACCCTGGCCAGTGGAGGGATCTTAGGGCTATCCCGGCAG AGTCATGCCCGAGCCCTGAGTGACCCCACCACGCCTCTGTGA